A genome region from Streptomyces xanthophaeus includes the following:
- the hpnD gene encoding presqualene diphosphate synthase HpnD, whose protein sequence is MSPTVEGPTHVSAPVQAAYSYCEAVTGSQARNFAYGIRLLPNDKRQAMSALYAFSRRVDDIGDGTLAPEAKFARLEETRALLGRIRAEEVDEDDTDPVAVALTHAARRFPIPLGGLDELIDGVLMDVRGETYETWDDLKTYCRCVAGAIGRLSLGVFGTVNGSGLGAADAARAGEYADTLGLALQLTNILRDVREDAGNGRTYLPAEDLAKFGCSEGFHSDRMPAGADFAGLVHHEVRRARALFAEGYRLLPMLDRRSGACVAAMAGIYRRLLDRIEREPEAVLRGRVSLPPHEKAYVAVRGLSGLDARTVTRQNTRRRA, encoded by the coding sequence GTGAGCCCGACCGTGGAGGGCCCCACACACGTGTCCGCACCGGTCCAGGCCGCCTACAGCTACTGCGAGGCCGTCACCGGTTCACAGGCACGCAACTTCGCCTACGGCATCCGGCTGCTGCCGAACGACAAGCGGCAGGCGATGTCCGCGCTGTACGCCTTCTCGCGGCGGGTCGACGACATCGGCGACGGCACGCTGGCGCCCGAGGCCAAGTTCGCCCGGCTGGAGGAGACCCGCGCCCTGCTCGGGCGGATCCGTGCGGAGGAGGTCGACGAGGACGACACCGACCCGGTCGCCGTCGCCCTCACGCACGCCGCGCGCCGCTTCCCGATCCCGCTCGGCGGCCTCGACGAGCTCATCGACGGGGTCCTGATGGACGTCCGCGGCGAGACGTACGAGACCTGGGACGACCTCAAGACCTACTGCCGCTGCGTGGCCGGGGCCATCGGGCGGCTCTCGCTCGGCGTGTTCGGCACGGTGAACGGCTCGGGCCTCGGAGCGGCCGACGCCGCGCGCGCCGGGGAGTACGCCGACACCCTCGGCCTCGCCCTGCAACTCACCAATATCCTCCGGGACGTCCGCGAGGACGCGGGCAACGGGCGCACCTACCTGCCCGCCGAGGACCTCGCCAAGTTCGGCTGCTCGGAAGGCTTCCACAGCGACCGGATGCCCGCCGGTGCCGACTTCGCCGGGCTCGTCCACCACGAAGTCCGGCGCGCCCGGGCCCTGTTCGCCGAGGGCTACCGGCTGCTGCCGATGCTCGACCGGCGCAGCGGCGCCTGCGTGGCCGCCATGGCCGGCATCTACCGGCGCCTGCTGGACCGCATCGAGCGGGAACCGGAGGCGGTGCTGCGGGGCCGCGTGTCGCTGCCGCCGCACGAGAAGGCGTACGTCGCCGTGCGCGGCCTGTCCGGACTCGACGCGCGGACCGTCACCCGCCAGAACACCCGGAGGCGAGCCTGA
- the hpnC gene encoding squalene synthase HpnC, with translation MSATLDKAAAENFPVAPVFLPRAWRDGLTAVYGYARLVDDIGDGDLPPGGHDAVLLGLDPAAVDDRLAMLDALEADLHRVFNGSAGPAGPPRHPLLQALQPVVRAHGLTPEPFLALIEANRQDQRVARYGTYADLVGYCELSANPVGRLVLSLTGTSTPERIRRSDAVCTALQIVEHIQDVAEDLGRDRIYLPAEDLRRFHVTEAELAAPSAGASVRSLIAFETERARELLHEGTPLVGSVHGRLRLLLAGFVGGGRAALRAVTAAGFDVLPGPPKPTKSGLLREVAAVLRTAPRKG, from the coding sequence GTGAGCGCCACCCTCGACAAAGCGGCCGCCGAGAACTTCCCCGTCGCCCCCGTCTTCCTGCCCCGCGCCTGGCGCGACGGGCTGACGGCCGTCTACGGGTACGCCCGCCTCGTCGACGACATCGGCGACGGCGATCTCCCCCCCGGCGGACACGACGCCGTCCTCCTCGGTCTCGACCCCGCCGCGGTCGACGACCGGCTCGCCATGCTCGACGCCCTCGAAGCCGACCTGCACCGCGTCTTCAACGGTTCCGCCGGACCCGCCGGCCCGCCGCGGCACCCGCTGCTGCAGGCCCTGCAGCCCGTCGTCCGCGCCCACGGTCTGACCCCGGAGCCGTTCCTCGCCCTGATCGAGGCCAACCGCCAGGACCAGCGGGTCGCGCGCTACGGGACGTACGCCGACCTGGTCGGCTACTGCGAGCTGTCCGCGAACCCGGTCGGCCGCCTCGTCCTCTCCCTCACCGGCACCAGCACCCCCGAACGGATCCGCCGCTCCGACGCCGTCTGCACCGCCCTGCAGATCGTCGAACACATCCAGGACGTCGCCGAGGACCTCGGCCGCGACCGGATCTACCTGCCCGCCGAGGACCTGCGCCGCTTCCACGTGACCGAGGCGGAGCTCGCGGCCCCGTCGGCCGGCGCGTCCGTACGCTCCCTGATCGCATTCGAAACCGAGCGCGCACGCGAACTGCTGCACGAGGGCACCCCGCTCGTGGGCAGCGTGCACGGCAGACTCCGGCTGCTGCTCGCGGGCTTCGTGGGAGGGGGGCGTGCGGCTCTGCGAGCCGTCACCGCCGCCGGTTTCGACGTACTCCCCGGCCCGCCCAAGCCCACCAAGAGCGGCCTGCTCCGCGAGGTGGCCGCCGTCCTGCGCACAGCGCCGAGAAAGGGGTGA
- a CDS encoding ABC transporter ATP-binding protein — translation MADNTQGRVPTVIADGVHIVYRVNTGSSGKGAATAALSKIVRRKKGEAPGVRRVHAVRGVSFTAYRGEAIGLIGSNGSGKSTLLRAIAGLLPCEEGKVYTDGQPSLLGVNAALMNDLTGERNVVLGGLAMGMSREQIKQRYQSIVDFSGINEKGDFISLPMRTYSSGMAARLRFSIAAAKDHDVLMIDEALATGDRSFQVRSEDRIRELRQKAGTVFLVSHNNKSIRDTCDRVLWLEKGELLMDGPTEEVVSAYEKATNG, via the coding sequence GTGGCTGACAACACCCAGGGGCGCGTCCCCACCGTGATCGCGGACGGCGTCCACATCGTGTACCGGGTCAACACCGGCAGCAGCGGCAAGGGCGCGGCCACGGCCGCGCTCAGCAAGATAGTCCGCCGGAAGAAGGGCGAGGCCCCGGGCGTCCGGCGGGTCCACGCCGTGCGCGGCGTCTCCTTCACCGCCTACCGCGGCGAGGCCATCGGCCTCATCGGGTCCAACGGCTCCGGCAAGTCGACCCTGCTGCGCGCCATCGCGGGCCTGCTGCCCTGCGAGGAGGGCAAGGTCTACACCGACGGCCAGCCCTCGCTGCTGGGTGTCAACGCGGCCCTGATGAACGACCTCACCGGTGAGCGGAACGTCGTTCTCGGCGGTCTCGCGATGGGTATGAGCCGCGAGCAGATCAAGCAGCGTTACCAGAGCATCGTCGACTTCTCGGGCATCAACGAGAAGGGCGACTTCATCTCCCTGCCGATGCGTACCTATTCCTCCGGCATGGCGGCGCGTCTGCGCTTCTCCATCGCGGCGGCCAAGGACCACGACGTTCTGATGATCGACGAGGCCCTGGCCACCGGTGACCGCAGCTTCCAGGTGCGTTCGGAGGACCGGATCCGCGAACTGCGGCAGAAGGCCGGCACGGTCTTCCTGGTGAGCCACAACAACAAGTCCATCCGCGACACCTGTGACCGGGTGCTGTGGCTGGAGAAGGGTGAGCTCCTGATGGACGGGCCCACCGAGGAAGTCGTCTCGGCATACGAGAAGGCCACCAACGGCTGA
- a CDS encoding ABC transporter permease → MSDTTHDGALATSRPLSDDAGLSPAELARKYGLSVSGARPGLGEYVRQLWGRRHFIMAFSRAKLVAQYSQAKLGQVWQVATPLLNAVVYWLIFGLILKAGREMPKDVYIPFLVMGIFVFTFTQSSLMAGVRAISGNLGLVRALHFPRAALPVSFSLQQLQQLLYSMIVVFVIAVCFGNYPQLSWLLVIPTLALQFVFNTGLAMIFARAGSKTPDLAQLMPFVMRTWMYASGVMFPIGIYLKDQPAWISDLLLWNPVAIYMDLIRFALIDDYAASNLPPHVWAFAVGWAAVIGIGGFVYFWKSEERYGRG, encoded by the coding sequence GTGAGTGACACAACCCACGACGGCGCCCTCGCCACGAGCAGGCCGCTGTCCGACGACGCGGGGCTGAGCCCCGCGGAGCTCGCCAGGAAGTACGGCCTCTCGGTCAGCGGCGCCAGGCCCGGCCTCGGCGAGTACGTACGGCAGCTCTGGGGCCGGCGCCACTTCATCATGGCCTTCTCCAGGGCCAAGCTGGTCGCGCAGTACAGCCAGGCGAAGCTCGGCCAGGTCTGGCAGGTGGCGACCCCACTGCTCAACGCGGTCGTCTACTGGCTGATCTTCGGCCTGATCCTCAAAGCCGGCCGGGAGATGCCCAAGGACGTCTACATCCCGTTCCTGGTGATGGGCATCTTCGTCTTCACCTTCACCCAGAGCTCTCTGATGGCGGGCGTCCGGGCGATCTCCGGGAACCTCGGCCTGGTGCGGGCGCTGCACTTCCCGCGCGCCGCCCTGCCGGTGTCCTTCTCGCTCCAGCAGCTCCAGCAGCTGCTGTACTCGATGATCGTCGTCTTCGTGATCGCCGTCTGCTTCGGCAACTACCCGCAGCTCTCCTGGCTGCTGGTGATCCCGACCCTGGCGCTCCAGTTCGTCTTCAACACCGGCCTCGCCATGATCTTCGCGCGGGCGGGTTCCAAGACCCCCGACCTCGCGCAGCTGATGCCGTTCGTGATGCGTACCTGGATGTACGCCTCCGGCGTCATGTTCCCGATCGGGATCTACCTCAAGGACCAGCCCGCGTGGATCAGTGACCTGCTGCTGTGGAACCCGGTCGCGATCTACATGGACCTCATCCGGTTCGCGCTGATCGACGACTACGCGGCGAGCAACCTGCCTCCGCACGTGTGGGCCTTCGCGGTGGGCTGGGCCGCGGTGATCGGCATCGGTGGCTTCGTGTACTTCTGGAAGTCTGAGGAGCGTTACGGCCGTGGCTGA
- a CDS encoding glycosyltransferase family 2 protein — translation MSAPLRLGAVIITMGNRPDELKALLDSVARQDGAPVDVVVVGQGVQVTGLPEGVRSIDLPENLGIPGGRNVGIEAFGPGGSDVDVLLFLDDDGLLERTDTAELCRQAFAEDPALGIISFRIADPETGVTQRRHVPRLRASDPMRSSRVTTFLGGANAVRTTVFEQVGALPGEFFYAHEETDLAWRALDAGWLIDYRSDMVLLHPTTAPSRHAVYHRMVARNRVWLARRNLPAPLVPVYLGVWLLLTLVRRPSAPALKAWFGGFREGWTTPCGPRRPMRWRTVWRLTRLGRPPVI, via the coding sequence GTGAGTGCCCCGCTGCGGCTGGGCGCCGTGATCATCACCATGGGCAACCGGCCCGACGAGCTCAAGGCGCTCCTCGACTCGGTGGCCCGCCAGGACGGAGCCCCCGTCGACGTGGTCGTCGTGGGCCAGGGCGTGCAGGTCACCGGCCTGCCCGAGGGCGTCCGCAGCATCGACCTGCCCGAGAACCTGGGTATCCCGGGCGGGCGCAACGTCGGAATCGAGGCCTTCGGCCCCGGCGGCAGCGACGTGGACGTGCTGCTCTTCCTGGACGACGACGGTCTCCTGGAGCGCACCGACACCGCCGAGCTGTGCCGGCAGGCCTTCGCCGAGGACCCCGCGCTCGGGATCATCAGCTTCCGGATCGCCGATCCGGAGACCGGTGTGACCCAGCGCCGGCACGTGCCGCGGCTGCGCGCCTCCGACCCGATGCGCTCTTCGCGCGTGACCACCTTCCTGGGCGGCGCCAACGCCGTCCGCACGACGGTGTTCGAGCAGGTCGGAGCGCTGCCGGGGGAGTTCTTCTACGCGCACGAGGAGACCGATCTGGCCTGGCGGGCGCTCGACGCAGGGTGGCTGATCGACTACCGGTCGGACATGGTGCTGCTGCACCCGACAACTGCCCCCTCCCGGCACGCGGTCTACCACCGTATGGTGGCTCGTAACCGGGTGTGGCTCGCCCGCCGCAACCTGCCCGCCCCGCTGGTCCCGGTCTACCTGGGCGTCTGGCTCCTGCTGACGCTCGTACGCAGGCCGTCGGCACCCGCGCTCAAGGCCTGGTTCGGCGGTTTCCGGGAGGGGTGGACCACTCCCTGCGGACCCCGCCGCCCGATGAGATGGCGAACGGTCTGGCGGTTGACCCGGCTGGGCCGACCTCCTGTCATCTGA
- a CDS encoding CDP-alcohol phosphatidyltransferase family protein yields the protein MSRPSVAELRPVVHPAGVKDRVSGEHWGGRLYMREISLRITRVLVTTKVTPNQLTYLMTLAGVLALPALLVPGVWGAVLGVIAVQMYLLLDCVDGEVARWKKQFSLSGVYLDRVGAYLCDAAVLVGFGLRAADLWGPGGADWLWAFLGTLAALGAILIKAETDLVGVARHQAGKPVVKDAAAEPRAKGMALARRAAAALKFHRLILGIEASLLILVLAVVDQIQGDLYWSRVGVAVLAAIAMLQTVLHLVSILASSRLK from the coding sequence ATGTCAAGACCATCCGTAGCTGAACTGAGGCCCGTCGTCCACCCTGCGGGCGTCAAGGACCGGGTCAGCGGCGAGCACTGGGGCGGGCGCCTCTACATGCGCGAGATCTCCCTGCGCATCACCCGCGTCCTGGTCACCACCAAGGTCACGCCGAACCAGCTGACCTACCTGATGACCCTGGCCGGCGTCCTCGCCCTCCCGGCCCTGCTGGTGCCGGGCGTCTGGGGTGCCGTCCTCGGCGTGATCGCGGTCCAGATGTACCTGCTGCTCGACTGCGTCGACGGCGAGGTCGCCCGCTGGAAGAAGCAGTTCTCGCTCTCCGGCGTGTACCTGGACCGGGTCGGCGCCTACCTGTGCGACGCCGCGGTCCTGGTCGGCTTCGGCCTGCGTGCCGCCGACCTGTGGGGCCCCGGCGGCGCCGACTGGCTGTGGGCCTTCCTGGGCACCCTGGCCGCGCTCGGCGCCATCCTGATCAAGGCCGAGACCGACCTGGTCGGCGTCGCCCGCCACCAGGCCGGCAAGCCCGTGGTCAAGGACGCGGCCGCCGAGCCGCGCGCGAAGGGCATGGCGCTCGCCCGCAGGGCCGCCGCCGCGCTCAAGTTCCACCGCCTGATCCTCGGCATCGAGGCCTCGCTGCTCATCCTGGTGCTGGCCGTCGTGGACCAGATCCAGGGCGACCTGTACTGGTCCCGGGTCGGGGTCGCCGTGCTGGCCGCCATCGCGATGCTCCAGACCGTGCTGCACCTGGTGTCCATCCTCGCCTCCAGCAGGCTCAAGTGA
- a CDS encoding iron-containing alcohol dehydrogenase family protein, protein MPVLTRLIPSPVVVDISRGAMDDLAGLLADQRISASGKLAIAISGGSGVALRAKLEPVLPHADWYAVVDGTIDSAVKLADDIKGRRYDAVVGLGGGKIIDVAKYAAARVGLPMVAVATNLSHDGICSPVSILDNDNGRGSYGVPTPIAMVIDLDVIKEAPVRFIRAGIGDAISNISAIADWELSHKINGEPVDGLAAAMARTAGESVLRHPGGCGDDEFLTVLSEALVLSGIAMSISGDSRPSSGACHEISHAFDLLHPGRSALHGEQVGIGAAFAMHLRGATEQSGLFAEVLRRHGLPVGPEEIGFSVDEFVAAVEYAPQTRPGRFTILEHLNLSAAEIRDAYADYVKTIRS, encoded by the coding sequence ATGCCAGTACTGACGAGGCTCATCCCCTCGCCCGTCGTCGTCGACATCAGTCGCGGGGCGATGGACGACCTGGCCGGCCTCCTGGCCGACCAGCGGATCTCCGCCTCCGGCAAGCTGGCCATCGCGATCAGCGGCGGCTCCGGCGTGGCGCTGCGCGCCAAGCTGGAGCCGGTGCTGCCGCACGCCGACTGGTACGCGGTCGTCGACGGCACCATCGACTCCGCGGTCAAGCTGGCCGACGACATAAAGGGCCGCCGCTACGACGCCGTCGTGGGCCTGGGCGGCGGCAAGATCATCGACGTGGCCAAGTACGCCGCGGCGCGGGTCGGGCTGCCCATGGTGGCCGTCGCCACCAACCTCTCGCACGACGGCATCTGCTCGCCGGTGTCCATCCTGGACAACGACAACGGCCGCGGTTCCTACGGTGTGCCGACGCCGATCGCCATGGTGATCGACCTCGACGTGATCAAGGAAGCCCCGGTCCGGTTCATCCGCGCCGGCATCGGTGACGCGATCTCCAACATCTCGGCGATCGCCGACTGGGAGCTCTCGCACAAGATCAACGGTGAGCCCGTCGACGGCCTGGCCGCCGCCATGGCCCGTACCGCCGGCGAGTCCGTGCTGCGCCACCCCGGCGGATGCGGCGACGACGAGTTCCTCACCGTGCTCTCCGAAGCGCTGGTGCTCTCCGGCATCGCCATGTCGATCAGCGGGGACTCCCGCCCGTCGTCCGGTGCCTGCCACGAGATCAGCCACGCCTTCGACCTGCTCCACCCGGGACGCTCCGCGCTCCACGGCGAGCAGGTCGGCATCGGCGCCGCCTTCGCGATGCACCTGCGCGGGGCCACCGAGCAGTCCGGCCTCTTCGCCGAGGTGCTGCGCCGGCACGGCCTGCCGGTCGGACCCGAGGAGATCGGCTTCAGCGTCGACGAGTTCGTCGCGGCCGTCGAGTACGCCCCCCAGACCCGCCCGGGACGCTTCACGATCCTGGAGCACCTCAACCTGTCCGCCGCCGAGATCAGGGACGCTTACGCCGACTATGTCAAGACCATCCGTAGCTGA
- a CDS encoding phosphocholine cytidylyltransferase family protein has translation MIGLVLAAGAGRRLRPYTDTLPKALVPVGPEGDEESLTVLDLTLGNFAEVGLTEVAIVVGYRKEAVYARREALEAKYGVKITLIDNDKAEEWNNAYSLWCAREVLKQGVILANGDTVHPVSVERTLLAARGSGQKIILALDTVKNLADEEMKVVTAEGKGVQKITKLMDPADATGEYIGVTLIEPEAAEQLAEALKTTFERDPDLYYEDGYQQLVNDGFTIDVAPIGDVKWVEIDNHDDLAKGRTIACQY, from the coding sequence ATGATCGGCCTTGTACTCGCTGCCGGTGCCGGACGCCGTCTGCGTCCCTACACCGACACCCTGCCCAAGGCGCTCGTGCCGGTCGGCCCCGAGGGTGACGAGGAGAGCCTGACGGTTCTCGACCTGACCCTGGGCAACTTCGCCGAGGTCGGCCTGACCGAGGTCGCCATCGTCGTCGGCTACCGCAAGGAAGCCGTGTACGCCCGCCGCGAGGCCCTGGAGGCCAAGTACGGCGTCAAGATCACGCTGATCGACAACGACAAGGCCGAGGAGTGGAACAACGCCTACTCCCTGTGGTGCGCGCGTGAGGTCCTCAAGCAGGGTGTGATCCTCGCCAACGGCGACACCGTCCACCCGGTCTCGGTCGAGCGCACCCTGCTCGCCGCCCGCGGCAGCGGCCAGAAGATCATCCTCGCCCTCGACACGGTCAAGAACCTGGCCGACGAGGAGATGAAGGTCGTCACCGCCGAAGGGAAGGGCGTCCAGAAGATCACCAAGCTCATGGACCCCGCCGACGCCACCGGCGAGTACATCGGTGTCACCCTCATCGAGCCCGAGGCCGCCGAGCAGCTCGCCGAGGCGCTGAAGACCACCTTCGAGCGGGACCCCGACCTCTACTACGAGGACGGCTACCAGCAGCTCGTCAACGACGGCTTCACCATCGACGTGGCCCCCATCGGCGACGTGAAGTGGGTCGAGATCGACAACCACGACGACCTCGCCAAGGGCCGGACGATCGCATGCCAGTACTGA
- a CDS encoding DUF5941 domain-containing protein, which produces MDSAFVGHVHALRLALTDPRFDACAVTGALAVQAGARGALDKAAAEAAAGTDGAGPYADRLAAAVEAAGTTVQRPELGTLVAAVPAGPAERDAATAAVAAVDDEAVRLRTAVKSRDGFFTTFCISPYSRYIARWCARRGLTPNQVTTASLITALVAAGCAATGERWGYVAAGVLLLVSFVLDCTDGQLARYSLQYSTMGAWLDATFDRAKEYSFYAGLALGAARNGDDVWALAVGSMILMTCRHVVDFSFNEANHDATANTSPTAALSGRLDSVGWTVWVRRMIILPIGERWAMIAVLTAFTTPRIVFYALLIGCAFGALYTTAGRVLRSLTRKATRTDRAAQALADLADSGPLAELQARLLRGRAGSFGSVYVAALGTLVMIAGAVFLPFGDPRLIAVAVIYVMAAGLAVAAPLKGALDWLIPPLFRAAEYTTVLVLAMKADVPGALPAAFGLIAAVAYHHYDTVYRIRGGTGAPPHWLVRTIGGHEGRVLLITALAAVLVSREADFPVALTAVAVFVALVVLVESIRFWVSSGAPAVHDEGEPA; this is translated from the coding sequence GTGGACAGCGCCTTCGTCGGGCACGTGCACGCGCTGCGCCTCGCACTGACCGACCCGCGCTTCGACGCCTGCGCCGTGACCGGTGCCCTCGCCGTCCAGGCCGGAGCCCGCGGGGCCCTCGACAAGGCTGCCGCCGAGGCCGCCGCGGGCACCGACGGGGCCGGCCCGTACGCCGACCGGCTCGCCGCCGCCGTCGAGGCCGCCGGGACCACCGTCCAGCGCCCCGAACTGGGCACGCTCGTCGCCGCGGTCCCCGCCGGCCCTGCCGAGCGCGACGCGGCGACCGCCGCCGTCGCCGCCGTCGACGACGAGGCCGTACGCCTGCGGACCGCCGTGAAGTCCCGCGACGGCTTCTTCACCACCTTCTGCATCAGCCCCTACTCGCGCTACATCGCCCGCTGGTGCGCGCGCCGCGGCCTGACCCCGAACCAGGTCACCACCGCCTCGCTGATCACCGCGCTCGTCGCGGCCGGCTGCGCGGCCACGGGCGAGCGCTGGGGCTACGTGGCGGCCGGGGTGCTGCTCCTCGTCTCCTTCGTGCTGGACTGCACCGACGGGCAGCTCGCCCGCTACTCGCTCCAGTACTCGACGATGGGTGCCTGGCTCGACGCCACCTTCGACCGCGCGAAGGAGTACTCCTTCTACGCGGGCCTCGCCCTCGGCGCGGCCAGGAACGGCGACGACGTCTGGGCCCTGGCCGTCGGCTCCATGATCCTGATGACCTGCCGGCACGTCGTGGACTTCTCCTTCAACGAGGCCAACCACGACGCCACCGCCAACACGAGTCCCACGGCCGCCCTCTCCGGCCGGCTCGACAGCGTCGGCTGGACCGTGTGGGTCCGCCGGATGATCATCCTCCCGATCGGTGAGCGCTGGGCGATGATCGCGGTCCTGACCGCCTTCACCACCCCCCGGATCGTCTTCTACGCCCTGCTGATCGGCTGCGCCTTCGGCGCGCTCTACACCACCGCCGGCCGGGTCCTGCGTTCCCTGACGCGCAAGGCCACCCGCACCGACCGGGCGGCCCAGGCGCTGGCCGACCTGGCCGACTCCGGCCCGCTCGCCGAGCTCCAGGCCCGCCTGCTCCGCGGCCGCGCCGGGTCCTTCGGCTCCGTGTACGTGGCGGCCCTCGGCACGCTGGTGATGATCGCGGGCGCCGTGTTCCTGCCCTTCGGCGACCCGCGGCTGATCGCCGTCGCGGTGATCTACGTCATGGCGGCCGGCCTCGCCGTCGCCGCACCCCTCAAGGGCGCCCTGGACTGGCTCATCCCGCCGCTGTTCAGGGCCGCCGAGTACACCACCGTGCTGGTCCTCGCGATGAAGGCGGACGTCCCCGGGGCCCTCCCGGCGGCATTCGGCCTGATCGCGGCGGTCGCCTACCATCACTACGACACGGTGTACCGCATCCGCGGCGGCACCGGCGCGCCCCCGCACTGGCTGGTGCGGACGATCGGCGGCCACGAAGGCCGGGTCCTGCTGATCACGGCCCTGGCGGCCGTCCTCGTATCGCGCGAAGCGGACTTCCCCGTCGCGCTCACGGCCGTGGCCGTGTTCGTGGCACTCGTGGTGCTCGTGGAGAGCATCCGATTCTGGGTCTCCTCCGGAGCACCCGCCGTACATGACGAAGGAGAACCAGCATGA
- a CDS encoding GNAT family N-acetyltransferase, with protein sequence MTDSNSFDDSSDPEGVDDFTHAFFALHHGLPRQAPGSDASTRHLLSLCGPLPERPRVLDLGCGPGRSALLLAAEAAASGTGAEVTAVDLHAPFLDELRTAAAARGLADRVRTIEADMGALTGEDFEDGSFDLVWAEGSAYILGFDAALARWKRLLAPGGTLVLTECGWTVPDPSAGARAFWDPHYALRTTAGNLAAAQAAGYQVLGVHELPDSDWAEYYGPLAERVRSLAAAGGPAMARALAATREELDVRARHGHEYGYTGYVLRPVSAGDGDAWPARPEAVADAAAVREINLAAFGTPLEADLVDALRADGSWLPGLSYVAEAPDGSVAAHALLTRCEVDGSPALALAPVAADPALQRSGAGSSVVRALLAAARERGEQLVLVLGHPEYYPRFGFVPASYFGIRAPFEVPDEAVMALVLDDSRPVPAGTIRYPAPFGV encoded by the coding sequence TTGACCGACAGCAATTCCTTCGACGATTCCTCCGATCCCGAGGGCGTCGACGACTTCACGCACGCCTTCTTCGCCCTGCACCACGGCCTGCCCCGGCAGGCTCCGGGCTCCGACGCGAGCACCCGCCACCTGTTGTCCCTGTGCGGACCGCTGCCCGAGCGGCCGCGCGTCCTCGACCTGGGGTGCGGCCCGGGCCGCAGCGCGCTGCTGCTCGCCGCCGAGGCGGCCGCGTCCGGCACCGGCGCCGAGGTGACCGCCGTCGACCTGCACGCCCCCTTCCTCGACGAGCTCCGCACGGCCGCCGCGGCCCGCGGCCTCGCCGACCGGGTCCGCACGATCGAGGCGGACATGGGCGCACTGACCGGCGAGGACTTCGAGGACGGCTCCTTCGACCTCGTCTGGGCGGAGGGCTCCGCCTACATCCTCGGCTTCGACGCCGCGCTCGCGCGGTGGAAGCGGCTGCTCGCCCCGGGCGGCACCCTCGTCCTGACCGAGTGCGGGTGGACGGTCCCCGATCCGTCCGCGGGCGCCCGCGCCTTCTGGGACCCGCACTACGCACTGCGCACCACCGCCGGCAACCTCGCGGCCGCCCAGGCCGCCGGGTACCAGGTGCTCGGCGTGCACGAGCTGCCCGACTCCGACTGGGCCGAGTACTACGGCCCGCTCGCCGAGCGGGTCCGTTCCTTGGCCGCAGCCGGCGGCCCGGCGATGGCGCGGGCCCTGGCCGCGACGCGCGAGGAGCTCGACGTACGGGCCCGCCACGGGCACGAGTACGGGTACACGGGCTACGTCCTGCGCCCGGTGAGCGCCGGGGACGGCGACGCCTGGCCCGCCCGGCCGGAGGCCGTGGCCGACGCGGCCGCGGTCCGGGAGATCAACCTGGCGGCCTTCGGGACTCCGCTGGAGGCCGACCTCGTGGACGCGCTGCGCGCCGACGGCTCGTGGCTGCCCGGGCTGTCGTACGTGGCCGAGGCCCCGGACGGTTCGGTGGCGGCGCACGCCCTGCTGACCCGCTGCGAGGTCGACGGCTCACCGGCGCTCGCCCTCGCCCCGGTGGCGGCCGATCCCGCGCTGCAGCGCTCGGGCGCGGGCAGCTCGGTCGTACGGGCCCTGCTCGCGGCGGCCCGGGAGCGCGGGGAGCAACTGGTCCTCGTCCTGGGGCACCCGGAGTACTACCCGCGCTTCGGTTTCGTCCCGGCGTCGTACTTCGGTATCCGGGCCCCCTTCGAGGTCCCCGACGAAGCCGTGATGGCGCTGGTGCTGGATGATTCCCGTCCGGTCCCGGCGGGAACGATCAGATATCCGGCCCCGTTCGGAGTCTGA
- the idi gene encoding isopentenyl-diphosphate Delta-isomerase, with product MPTTPATAANSASNGTGTQEPIMLELVDEAGNTIGTAEKLSAHQAPGLLHRAFSVFLFDEQGRLLLQQRALGKYHSPGVWSNTCCGHPYPGESPFAAAARRTHEELGLSPSLLAQAGTVRYNHPDPASGLVEQEFNHLFVGLAQTVVRPDPEEVEDTAFVTAGELAKRHAEVPFSAWFMTVLDAARPAIRELTGDAAGW from the coding sequence ATGCCGACCACACCAGCCACCGCCGCGAACAGCGCGTCCAACGGCACCGGTACTCAAGAACCGATCATGCTCGAACTGGTCGACGAGGCCGGCAACACCATCGGCACGGCGGAGAAGCTCTCCGCCCATCAGGCGCCCGGGCTGTTGCACCGGGCGTTCTCCGTGTTCCTCTTCGACGAGCAGGGCCGTCTGCTGCTCCAGCAGCGGGCCCTCGGGAAGTACCACTCCCCCGGCGTCTGGTCGAACACCTGTTGCGGTCACCCCTATCCCGGGGAGTCTCCGTTCGCGGCCGCGGCCCGGCGGACCCATGAGGAGCTGGGCCTGTCGCCCTCGCTGCTCGCGCAGGCGGGGACGGTGCGCTACAACCACCCGGACCCCGCGTCGGGTCTGGTGGAGCAGGAGTTCAATCACCTCTTCGTGGGACTCGCGCAGACGGTCGTGCGGCCGGATCCGGAGGAGGTCGAGGACACCGCCTTCGTCACCGCCGGGGAGCTGGCGAAGCGGCACGCCGAGGTGCCGTTCTCGGCCTGGTTCATGACCGTGCTGGACGCGGCGCGGCCCGCGATCCGCGAGCTGACCGGCGACGCGGCGGGCTGGTAG